CTAAATCTCAATACAACAGGTCACCTTTACGAAACCACCGTCGGTTGTTATCCTCAACTCTTGCCTTATTTAATGCGGATTGGTCATGGAATCCAAATTCCTTTGCTGTATCCAGAGTTACTTCAAGATTTGGCAAGGCGAGGTCAGTGTTTGGAAGTTTGTCCCACAACTTACATAAAAACTGGGACTTTGCAAGATATCCGTCAACTCAAGCTTGTCTTTGACCGTTGTTTTGATGCGGGGGTAGATATTGCCATTTGTACGGACAATGCTGGATTGCACAACGTGCGGCTACCCTTTGAGTATGAAAATTTGTTAACTTACGACATCATCAATTTTAAACAGCTACAAGCTTGTCAGGATGCTGCTTTCCGCCATGCTTTTGCTTGGCCTTACAGACAGCGTCCAGCTTCTCTGTTAAATGGGTTGCTGAATCATGAAGAAGAGTTAGTTGTTAGTTGTTAGTTGTTGGTTGTTAGTAGAAAACCACTGTAACGGGCGCGGCGGTCTTGCGCCCCTACCAACCACTAACCACTAACTAAGATTAAACTCCTTCTACAGCACCGCCTGCAGCCGTCCAAGCTGCAAGCCCGCCTGTGATTGTAGCGACATGAGCAAACCCTGCTTCTCGTAGCGTTTGTGCTGCATGGGCAGATTGCTCATCACTTTCCCCATAAATATAGATGTCCCGCTTCTTGACTAGGGAAGAAGCTCTTTTTGTCAGGTCACTTAAAGGAATCGGGATCGCGCCAGTTATGTGACCGTGATTGTAGGTTGGGCGATCGCGCACATCAATAATAGTACAACCAGGTTGACCCCATTCAAGACGAGATTTGAGGTCATGAGCATCCGATTGGGATGCAAAAGCACTTAACAGAGTGTTTTCCATAAGCATTTCTCTGGTATTGCATCGCAGTGGCTACTTCGGTCTTTTGAGCAAGCCACTGCCTTATCAATATTGAAATCTATCAAAAATCTGATTTTTATCGACTTTTTTTTACAATTTATACATATTTATTTTTAAGTTTAAATAAAAAAATTAAAATATATTAAATATATTTAATATATTTTAATAATTAACTCAGTAATGATCTGAACTGCATACACCCAAGTGATTGCAATACTGTTCGGTTAAGGATTTCCAAATTAAAAAATATCCAACTTTTTCTTGTGGTACGGGCGTCCCCGCCCGTCCTGTATTAGTGGCGGGTTGTGAGCACCGCACCACAAGATGGATAATTTATTTCGTGGAAATCCCTTAAGCGAAAATGAGAAACCCGGTTTCTTGAACAATACCTTCGCCAAAATTAAAGATGTGAGCTTATATTTTATACTGATAGATCATGGTATGTATAATTCAAGCGTTACCAACAGAAGTTGTGCATCTAATTACAGCGGGGGAAGTTATAGACTCCTTAGCTTCTGTCGTGCGGGAATTAGTAGAAAATTCCTTAGATGCAGGTGCAACGAGAATTGTAGTTTCTCTATGGCCTCAACAATGGCGTATCCGCGTTGCAGATAATGGATGTGGAATGCCTTTAGATGACTTACAACGTGCAGCAACAGCCCACAGTACCAGTAAAATTCGGCAATGTGCTGACTTGTGGAAAATTACGAGCTTGGGTTTTCGTGGAGAAGCACTCCACAGTTTGACGACGTTGGCAGATTTAGAAATATTGAGCCGTCCTCATTGTGGAGATGGGGGTTGGCGAATTGTTTATGGCTACGGAGGAGAAGCACGACATATAGAAGCAGCAGCGATCGCGAACGGTACTGTCGTCACAGTTTCCAACCTTTTTGAAAATTGGTCATCTCGTCGTGAGGGATTGCCATCACTAGCACTGCAAATGAAAGCAGTGCAAGCAACGATTCAACAAATCGCCCTGTGTCATCCCCATGTGACTTGGCAGGTTTGTCAAAATGACCGGGAATGGTTTTCCATTTGTCCCTCATCAGCAGTTGCTCAACTATTGCCCCAAATTGTACATCAAATCAAAGAGTCCGATCTCCATGAATTAAAACTAGAAATTCCCACTCCCAACTCCCAACTCCCCATTACCCCTTATCCCCAGAGGGGGCCCCACCTTCCCCACTCCCAACTCTCACTAACGATAGGATTACCAGACAGGTGTCACCGTCGCCGTCCAGATTGGGTGAAAGTGGCAATTAACAAACGGATGGTAAAATCACCGGAGTTAGAACAAACTATTCTGACAGGATTTCACAGAACATTGCCACGCGATCGCTATCCTGTTTGTTTTTTACACTTACTTATTCCCCCCGAACAAGTCAACTGGAACCGTAACCCAGCAAAATCAGAAATTTACCTCAACCACCTCAATCATTGGCAAGAGCAAATTTCCCAAACCATTGAGAAAGCACTCCGCCTTAACTCGACATCTGTCAGAGAATCCGCCCATACAACTCGCGTCAGTCAATTACTTAAAGCTGCAGAAGAAAAAGCCCCTTATAACTTCAATCCATCAAACCCAGCAGACAAACCCCCTACTCCCCACTCCCTACTCCCCACTCCCCATAACATAAAAGCCGTTGCTCAAGTTAATAACACCTATATCGTGGCAGAACATCCAGGTGGAGTGTGGTTGGTGGAACAGCACATTGCTCACGAGCGCATTTTATACGAGCAACTTTGCGATAACTGGCAGATTGTTCCCCTTGAACCACCAGTTATCCTCTATCAACTGTCTCCAGCCCAGGTAGCGCAACTAGAACATATTGGTTTGGACATAGAAACTTTTGGCGAACAACTTTGGGCAATTCGCAGCGTCCCCGCACTCTTACAGCAGCGAGATGATTGTGGAGAAGCGATTTTAGAACTCAGTTTAGGCGGTGATTTACAGACAGCGCAAGTCGCTGTTGCTTGTCGCAGCGCTATTCGTAACGGTAAATCCCTGACTCAGCCGGAAATGCAAGCAATACTAGAGCAATGGCAACGCACGCGCAATCCCCGCACTTGTCCTCACGGACGCCCAATTTGCCTATCCTTAGAA
This genomic interval from Scytonema hofmannii PCC 7110 contains the following:
- a CDS encoding rhodanese-like domain-containing protein, encoding MENTLLSAFASQSDAHDLKSRLEWGQPGCTIIDVRDRPTYNHGHITGAIPIPLSDLTKRASSLVKKRDIYIYGESDEQSAHAAQTLREAGFAHVATITGGLAAWTAAGGAVEGV
- the mutL gene encoding DNA mismatch repair endonuclease MutL — its product is MVCIIQALPTEVVHLITAGEVIDSLASVVRELVENSLDAGATRIVVSLWPQQWRIRVADNGCGMPLDDLQRAATAHSTSKIRQCADLWKITSLGFRGEALHSLTTLADLEILSRPHCGDGGWRIVYGYGGEARHIEAAAIANGTVVTVSNLFENWSSRREGLPSLALQMKAVQATIQQIALCHPHVTWQVCQNDREWFSICPSSAVAQLLPQIVHQIKESDLHELKLEIPTPNSQLPITPYPQRGPHLPHSQLSLTIGLPDRCHRRRPDWVKVAINKRMVKSPELEQTILTGFHRTLPRDRYPVCFLHLLIPPEQVNWNRNPAKSEIYLNHLNHWQEQISQTIEKALRLNSTSVRESAHTTRVSQLLKAAEEKAPYNFNPSNPADKPPTPHSLLPTPHNIKAVAQVNNTYIVAEHPGGVWLVEQHIAHERILYEQLCDNWQIVPLEPPVILYQLSPAQVAQLEHIGLDIETFGEQLWAIRSVPALLQQRDDCGEAILELSLGGDLQTAQVAVACRSAIRNGKSLTQPEMQAILEQWQRTRNPRTCPHGRPICLSLEEPALARFFRRNWVIGKSHGI